In Tessaracoccus flavus, the following are encoded in one genomic region:
- a CDS encoding TRAFAC clade GTPase domain-containing protein, with protein MSQCPQCFTPIGATPALYVCKGSCPEIIDTQYTAWFGRERRSRPLTVVTAPDDPKLAKRWRAEEKISCRKCKQSAVRVCPTCHFVLPSGWMDARVVCVALAGPRSTGKSVYIAVMVQKLERLVESLRSKLTPVGSTRHTYDENYHKTLIVARQMMEPTGSATTGNYQQEPLIYSLGRIGRMEQESYLVLRDVAGEDLERNHRESYLQFFRNASMVLFHFDPTQIAEVRNELKGHLTDLNDVGIRPGAVLDNLLDILGAARPRLAVVLSKFDTLQLIGEGGATGDQGSAGSWTKRLANVGAAFNREAPEDMRYDEADGQVLHEEARSLLTMLGAVGIVNQLERPAKGGPMIHRFFVSSALGEPPLNRRTNPRGIAPFRVLDPIKWVLAAEGVIERVGGE; from the coding sequence GTGAGCCAGTGTCCCCAGTGCTTCACACCGATCGGCGCGACACCCGCGCTCTATGTCTGCAAAGGCTCGTGCCCGGAGATCATCGATACGCAGTACACGGCATGGTTCGGCAGGGAGCGTAGATCCCGTCCGTTGACGGTCGTGACTGCGCCGGATGATCCGAAACTGGCGAAGAGGTGGCGGGCCGAGGAGAAGATTTCGTGCCGCAAGTGCAAACAGTCCGCCGTTAGGGTGTGCCCAACCTGCCACTTCGTGTTGCCGAGCGGATGGATGGATGCACGTGTGGTGTGCGTCGCACTCGCCGGACCTCGGTCCACAGGGAAGAGCGTATATATCGCTGTCATGGTGCAGAAGCTGGAGCGTCTCGTGGAGTCGCTGCGGTCCAAACTGACCCCGGTCGGAAGCACGCGCCACACCTATGACGAGAACTATCACAAGACCCTCATCGTTGCGCGCCAGATGATGGAGCCGACAGGGAGCGCCACAACCGGGAATTACCAGCAAGAACCACTGATCTATAGCCTCGGCAGGATTGGGCGAATGGAGCAGGAGTCCTATCTCGTGCTCCGCGATGTCGCAGGGGAAGACCTGGAGCGCAACCACCGCGAGTCGTATTTACAGTTCTTCCGCAACGCCTCGATGGTGCTATTCCACTTTGATCCCACTCAGATCGCGGAAGTTCGCAATGAGTTGAAGGGTCACTTGACGGACCTGAACGATGTGGGGATCAGGCCCGGCGCCGTTCTGGATAATCTCCTGGACATCCTTGGGGCCGCGCGGCCTAGACTCGCTGTCGTCCTGTCGAAGTTCGACACTCTGCAGCTCATCGGGGAGGGTGGGGCTACGGGAGACCAAGGCAGCGCCGGATCTTGGACCAAGCGCCTCGCCAACGTGGGAGCAGCCTTCAATCGCGAGGCGCCTGAGGATATGAGATACGACGAGGCTGACGGGCAGGTGCTTCACGAAGAGGCTCGATCACTACTCACCATGCTCGGTGCAGTCGGCATAGTCAATCAGCTGGAGCGTCCCGCGAAGGGAGGTCCAATGATTCACCGCTTCTTCGTGTCGTCTGCGCTTGGCGAGCCGCCTTTGAATAGGAGGACGAATCCCCGCGGGATCGCTCCGTTCCGGGTCCTAGACCCGATCAAGTGGGTGTTGGCTGCTGAGGGAGTTATCGAGAGGGTCGGGGGCGAGTGA
- a CDS encoding glutathione synthetase has protein sequence MKIGFVVNDVMTEKAVYTTTRLAMQATNMGHDTWLLGMGDFAYEPDGSLSAKARGAKGSNYRSLERFLEDVQKPDMEEYITLSEFDVVMQRADPADDANQAPWANNAGVAFGQLIASTGTLVVNDPGSLANALSKAYFQHFPEVVRPRTLISRDESQITKFIKSLGGKAVLKPLQGSGGSGVFLVNTDESPNMSQIIEAIGRDGYIVAQEYLEEAKNGDVRMFVMNGKPLRVNGKYAAFRRRSSGSDLRSNMSAGGKAESVKVTDEMLRMVEVVRPKLVADGMFLVGLDIVGDKLMEVNVFSPGGLGSCQSLYEENFAAPIIEDLERKLEIRRHYNGQLRNIDLASL, from the coding sequence ATGAAGATCGGTTTCGTCGTCAACGACGTCATGACGGAGAAAGCCGTCTACACCACCACCCGCCTGGCCATGCAGGCCACGAACATGGGCCACGACACGTGGCTGCTGGGGATGGGCGATTTCGCCTACGAGCCCGACGGCTCGCTGAGTGCGAAGGCGAGGGGGGCGAAGGGGAGTAACTACCGCTCCCTCGAGCGGTTCCTCGAGGATGTCCAGAAGCCGGACATGGAGGAGTACATCACTCTTTCTGAGTTCGACGTCGTGATGCAGCGGGCCGATCCCGCCGACGACGCGAACCAGGCGCCGTGGGCCAACAACGCGGGGGTCGCGTTCGGTCAGCTCATCGCCTCGACCGGCACCCTCGTCGTCAACGACCCGGGGTCGCTCGCCAATGCGCTCTCCAAGGCCTACTTCCAGCACTTCCCGGAGGTGGTGCGCCCCCGGACGCTCATCTCGCGGGATGAGTCGCAGATCACGAAGTTCATCAAGTCCCTCGGTGGGAAGGCCGTCCTCAAGCCGCTGCAGGGGTCGGGCGGCAGCGGGGTCTTCCTCGTCAACACCGACGAGTCGCCGAACATGAGCCAGATCATCGAGGCCATCGGCCGCGACGGCTACATCGTCGCCCAGGAGTACCTGGAGGAGGCGAAGAACGGGGACGTGCGCATGTTCGTCATGAACGGCAAGCCGCTCAGGGTCAACGGGAAGTACGCCGCGTTCCGACGCCGGAGCAGCGGCTCTGACCTGCGGTCGAACATGTCGGCTGGCGGCAAGGCCGAGTCGGTGAAGGTGACCGACGAGATGCTGCGGATGGTCGAGGTCGTCCGCCCGAAGCTCGTGGCCGACGGCATGTTCCTCGTGGGCCTCGACATCGTCGGCGACAAGCTGATGGAGGTCAACGTCTTCAGCCCAGGTGGTCTCGGTAGCTGCCAGTCCCTCTACGAGGAGAACTTCGCGGCCCCGATCATCGAGGACCTCGAGCGGAAGCTGGAGATCCGTCGCCACTACAACGGGCAGCTCCGAAACATCGACCTCGCGTCGCTGTAG
- a CDS encoding N-formylglutamate amidohydrolase, producing MDAYEFRGDWSGQLIASAIHAGHDLRPEVADLMILDEADRLREEDPHTDRIAARAPAQIVVHRSRFEMDLNRVREKTVYRSPADCWDLDVWSSGSLPDDVVERSMEEYDSFFAALAERLDEVAARGPFVLYDIHSYNHRRDGADAEPAPAEENPEVNLGTGSVDHVTFGAVVGAFRQTMLDEGFDVRDNVKFLGQNLAWFVHGRYPGVGCVLAIEFKKTFMDEWTGEVDEDHLTRLGDAIEKSFGPVLEAMPR from the coding sequence ATGGACGCTTACGAATTTCGAGGGGACTGGTCGGGCCAGCTGATCGCATCGGCGATCCACGCCGGGCACGACCTGCGCCCGGAAGTCGCCGACCTGATGATCCTCGACGAGGCCGACCGCCTGCGGGAAGAGGACCCCCACACCGACCGGATCGCCGCCCGTGCCCCGGCGCAGATCGTCGTGCACCGCTCCCGGTTCGAGATGGACCTCAACCGGGTGCGCGAGAAGACCGTCTACCGCAGCCCGGCCGACTGCTGGGACCTGGACGTCTGGAGTTCGGGGTCCCTGCCCGACGACGTCGTCGAGCGTTCGATGGAGGAGTACGACTCGTTCTTCGCCGCGCTCGCCGAGCGGCTCGACGAGGTGGCGGCCCGGGGCCCGTTCGTCCTCTATGACATCCACTCCTACAACCATCGCCGCGACGGGGCTGACGCCGAGCCGGCACCCGCGGAAGAGAACCCCGAGGTGAACCTCGGGACAGGGTCGGTCGACCACGTGACGTTCGGCGCCGTCGTCGGCGCGTTCCGTCAGACGATGCTCGACGAGGGCTTCGATGTGCGCGACAACGTCAAGTTCCTCGGCCAGAACCTGGCCTGGTTCGTCCACGGCCGCTATCCCGGCGTCGGCTGCGTGCTGGCCATCGAGTTCAAGAAGACCTTCATGGATGAGTGGACCGGCGAGGTGGACGAGGATCATCTGACCAGGCTCGGTGATGCGATCGAAAAGTCCTTCGGCCCCGTGCTGGAGGCCATGCCGCGATGA
- a CDS encoding sucrase ferredoxin: protein MTRSSLPLSVEPASTDRGYRCSTGSRERGEPLTATASTVSRFLLMEEPGPWGPAVLNCYRVPDPVRQLAESWEREFGIRPLLIRRPGRSAPAPRRIFVVNAAHGWAQTTTVESLDDVASLDLSGIGSSAGVGLTPHVDPVLLVCTHGRHDACCAERGRPVAAELARRWPDLVWESSHLGGDRFAANLVTLPDGHYYGRMEPDSAVDVVERHLSGHLTPRFHRGRSIRPWVAQAAEAAVRERLGETRLDAVRTHVLRREASWAEVEVFVGESRYVEVVDVARADPALLTCTSPLPSAAPTYVVRDA, encoded by the coding sequence TTGACCCGTTCCAGCCTTCCGCTGTCGGTCGAGCCCGCCTCGACCGACCGTGGCTACCGGTGCTCGACGGGCAGCAGGGAGCGCGGCGAGCCGCTGACGGCCACCGCGTCGACCGTGTCGAGGTTCCTCCTCATGGAGGAGCCGGGGCCGTGGGGCCCGGCGGTGCTCAACTGCTACCGCGTGCCCGACCCGGTGCGACAGCTGGCGGAGAGCTGGGAGCGCGAATTCGGTATCCGACCCCTGCTCATCCGGCGGCCCGGCCGCTCGGCTCCGGCCCCCCGTCGGATCTTCGTCGTCAACGCCGCGCACGGCTGGGCGCAGACCACCACCGTCGAGAGCCTCGACGACGTGGCCTCACTGGATCTGTCCGGCATCGGGTCCAGCGCAGGGGTAGGTCTCACCCCGCACGTCGACCCCGTCCTTCTCGTCTGCACCCACGGTCGGCACGACGCCTGCTGTGCGGAGCGAGGCCGGCCTGTTGCGGCCGAGCTGGCCCGGCGGTGGCCCGACCTGGTGTGGGAATCGTCGCACCTGGGTGGTGACCGGTTCGCCGCGAACCTGGTCACCCTGCCGGACGGTCACTACTACGGGCGGATGGAGCCCGACTCTGCCGTCGATGTCGTCGAACGGCACCTCTCCGGGCATCTCACCCCACGCTTCCATCGCGGCCGCTCGATCCGGCCCTGGGTGGCCCAGGCCGCCGAAGCCGCGGTCCGGGAACGTCTCGGCGAGACGCGGCTCGATGCCGTGCGCACCCACGTCCTGCGACGCGAGGCGAGCTGGGCGGAGGTCGAGGTGTTCGTCGGGGAGTCGCGCTACGTCGAGGTGGTCGACGTCGCGCGCGCCGACCCCGCGCTCCTCACGTGCACCTCTCCCCTGCCGAGCGCCGCCCCCACCTACGTCGTCCGCGACGCTTGA
- a CDS encoding nucleotide disphospho-sugar-binding domain-containing protein, whose protein sequence is MLILAIGSRGDVQPAAVLAGALKRAGVGARVVGLKEYADVASELGADFVPVDASIADAIGSTRGHLGRLAAGSRPGQAVLLHSWSAAIAGAVSDAVLAALKPGESLLSGVLTRDVASALAGDRKVGTLVFSGLLPTRHAESHFLHNYFTRLDSYNRWGSALGWTMSSSVGLSFGREMRRRLGLPRLGVRRAAVEADRHPIVVAASPTLVPPASDWPANVHQTGFLAAPVPDFQPDDHLAHWLGSGAVYVGFGSMTGGADLDSLTMLSAAARIADRKVVTIAPPGVDPGAVSERVLAVGSVPHAWLFPRCAAVVHHGGSGTTHDGLRAGVPSMAVPHGVDQPYHGWRLQRLGVGPAPLPVRKLSAERLGALLRDFPEDEGFRDRAAQVGERIRSEDGVALTVDHLIGLGFS, encoded by the coding sequence ATGCTGATCCTCGCCATCGGATCTCGCGGCGACGTCCAACCTGCGGCCGTGCTCGCCGGTGCGCTCAAGCGGGCAGGGGTCGGCGCCCGCGTCGTCGGGCTCAAGGAGTACGCCGACGTCGCCTCCGAACTCGGCGCCGACTTCGTCCCCGTGGACGCGAGCATCGCGGATGCGATCGGCTCGACGCGAGGCCACCTCGGCCGCCTCGCCGCGGGTTCCCGCCCTGGCCAGGCCGTGCTGTTGCACAGCTGGAGCGCCGCGATCGCCGGTGCCGTGAGCGACGCGGTGCTCGCGGCTCTGAAGCCCGGGGAGTCTCTCCTCAGCGGTGTGCTGACCCGCGACGTCGCCAGCGCGCTGGCCGGCGACCGCAAGGTGGGCACGTTGGTCTTCAGCGGGCTGCTGCCGACCAGGCACGCCGAGAGCCACTTCCTGCACAACTACTTCACCCGGCTGGACAGCTACAACCGGTGGGGATCAGCGCTCGGCTGGACGATGAGCTCGAGCGTGGGCTTGTCGTTCGGGCGCGAGATGCGCCGTCGGCTCGGGCTCCCCCGGCTCGGCGTCAGACGCGCGGCGGTCGAGGCGGACCGCCACCCCATCGTGGTCGCGGCCAGCCCGACCCTCGTGCCGCCGGCGTCGGACTGGCCAGCCAACGTGCACCAGACCGGATTCCTCGCCGCCCCGGTGCCGGACTTCCAGCCCGACGACCACCTCGCACACTGGCTCGGGTCCGGAGCCGTCTACGTGGGCTTCGGCAGCATGACCGGCGGCGCCGATCTCGACTCGCTGACGATGCTGTCGGCAGCGGCCCGGATCGCGGACCGGAAGGTGGTGACGATTGCCCCGCCCGGCGTCGATCCCGGTGCTGTCTCCGAGCGCGTGCTTGCGGTCGGGTCCGTCCCGCACGCCTGGCTCTTCCCTCGGTGCGCGGCGGTGGTGCACCACGGCGGCTCGGGGACAACCCACGACGGTCTTCGCGCGGGCGTGCCCAGTATGGCCGTGCCGCACGGCGTCGATCAGCCCTACCACGGCTGGCGGCTGCAGCGCCTCGGCGTCGGACCGGCGCCGCTGCCCGTTCGAAAGCTCTCGGCCGAGCGTCTGGGCGCGCTGCTCCGCGACTTCCCGGAGGACGAGGGATTCCGCGACCGCGCCGCGCAGGTGGGCGAGCGCATCCGCAGCGAGGACGGCGTCGCCCTCACCGTCGACCACCTGATCGGCCTGGGTTTCTCCTGA
- a CDS encoding tyrosine/phenylalanine carboxypeptidase domain-containing protein: MTPNPLAKLDQAIDLQLSQLSTSFRFILDVTPIDAEDVKEAFLAGDVVEPTFTYREYIIDPEVLQTVLHSIDVGRVQDTTVASLLRNKHRELDLQLSMLRCRNSADFRNLSIELFGGVHNDLLTAAESILERVEPAPWAGERLTAEQFLALANEELDYYRELEPDVDIHAEVRHDSTGVMVSDNLLIIGPETLVAANRANALVQHEVGTHLVTQVNGSHQPLQVMGTGLAGYDETQEGVAVLSEIAAGELTASRLRQLAGRVVTVHRMLVGHTFRECWEGLVDDGFSRGGGFTTVMRVFRSGGLTKDACYLRGLLDLLDHLRHGGEIDAFFLGKFSLQDLPLIEELNARGVLHEPVILPRWFDSSAGRDRLDAAAHLTDPVDLIQGEAA; the protein is encoded by the coding sequence ATGACGCCCAACCCGCTGGCGAAGCTGGACCAGGCCATCGATCTGCAGCTGTCGCAGCTCAGCACCAGCTTCCGGTTCATCCTCGACGTCACGCCCATCGACGCCGAGGACGTCAAGGAGGCGTTCCTGGCCGGCGACGTCGTTGAGCCGACGTTCACCTACCGCGAGTACATCATCGACCCCGAGGTGCTCCAGACCGTGCTGCACAGCATCGACGTGGGGCGGGTCCAGGACACGACGGTGGCGTCCCTGCTCCGAAACAAGCACCGTGAGCTGGACCTCCAGCTGTCCATGCTGCGCTGCCGCAATTCAGCGGACTTCCGCAACCTCAGCATCGAGCTCTTCGGCGGCGTGCACAACGACCTGCTGACGGCGGCGGAGTCGATCCTCGAACGCGTCGAGCCGGCGCCGTGGGCGGGGGAGCGGCTGACCGCCGAGCAGTTCCTCGCGCTCGCGAACGAGGAGCTCGACTACTACCGCGAACTCGAGCCCGACGTCGACATCCACGCCGAGGTGCGTCACGACTCCACAGGCGTCATGGTGTCGGACAACCTGCTCATCATCGGGCCCGAGACGTTGGTCGCCGCCAACCGCGCCAACGCGCTCGTCCAGCATGAGGTGGGCACCCACCTGGTCACCCAGGTCAACGGCTCCCACCAGCCACTGCAGGTGATGGGCACCGGTCTCGCCGGCTACGACGAGACCCAGGAGGGTGTTGCGGTGCTGTCCGAGATCGCCGCGGGCGAGCTCACGGCGTCGCGCCTGCGTCAGCTCGCGGGGCGTGTCGTCACCGTCCACCGCATGCTTGTCGGCCATACCTTCCGCGAATGCTGGGAGGGCCTCGTCGACGACGGGTTCTCCCGCGGCGGTGGCTTCACCACGGTGATGCGCGTGTTCCGGTCGGGCGGGCTCACCAAGGACGCCTGCTACCTGCGCGGCCTCCTCGATCTGCTCGACCATCTGCGCCACGGCGGCGAGATCGACGCCTTCTTCCTCGGCAAGTTCTCCCTCCAGGATCTGCCTCTCATCGAAGAACTCAACGCCAGAGGCGTGCTCCACGAGCCCGTCATCCTGCCGCGCTGGTTCGATTCCTCCGCGGGTCGCGATCGACTCGACGCCGCGGCTCACCTCACCGACCCCGTCGACCTCATCCAAGGAGAAGCAGCATGA
- a CDS encoding JmjC domain-containing protein, with the protein MSQLDLLTGDAHAFLEEAWGRRIHVHTIPATELAGIFDIEQADHLITQTAIRTPQIRMAQDGSVLAESRYTRQATIAGKPMTGLIDSRKVLDLFADGATIVFQGLQRYWEPLRQLVRGLEQQLGHPCQANAYLTPPGSQGFALHSDSHDVIVFQTYGAKEWEVHDDNGARQVLMVPGTSMYLPTGTPHMARTQNTASLHVTLGINRYLWRDLVKKIVDPIVNSMDDPLPGNVFGDSASIAATLREKLDEVARQLAWSDTEQAVQQFEQTFLSGRQSVLGGGLMDRLSLPDVGLTSAIRRRAGSTCQLREDGDRLGLYLGDRVVTVPADLRDTVELVLAQEGAFTPALLGDQLDDGSAVVLVKRLIREGLLEVVR; encoded by the coding sequence ATGAGTCAGCTGGATCTGCTGACCGGCGACGCCCACGCCTTCCTCGAGGAGGCGTGGGGTCGCCGGATCCACGTGCACACCATCCCGGCCACCGAGCTGGCCGGGATCTTCGACATTGAGCAGGCCGACCACCTCATCACCCAGACGGCCATTCGCACGCCTCAGATCCGGATGGCGCAGGACGGGTCCGTGCTGGCCGAATCGCGGTACACCCGCCAGGCGACGATCGCCGGTAAACCCATGACCGGCCTCATCGACTCACGCAAGGTCCTCGATCTCTTCGCCGACGGCGCCACCATCGTCTTCCAGGGGCTCCAGCGCTACTGGGAACCCCTCCGCCAGCTCGTTCGCGGACTTGAGCAGCAGCTGGGTCACCCGTGCCAGGCCAACGCCTACCTCACCCCGCCAGGATCGCAGGGCTTCGCCCTTCACTCCGACTCCCACGATGTCATCGTCTTCCAGACCTACGGCGCCAAGGAGTGGGAGGTTCACGACGACAACGGCGCCCGCCAGGTGTTGATGGTGCCCGGCACCTCGATGTATCTGCCGACCGGTACGCCCCACATGGCCCGCACCCAGAACACTGCGTCGCTCCATGTCACCCTCGGGATCAACCGGTACCTCTGGCGAGACCTCGTCAAGAAGATCGTCGACCCGATCGTGAACTCCATGGACGACCCGTTGCCCGGCAACGTCTTCGGTGACTCCGCATCCATCGCCGCCACGCTCAGGGAGAAGCTCGACGAGGTGGCCCGGCAGCTGGCCTGGTCGGACACCGAGCAGGCCGTTCAACAGTTCGAGCAGACATTCTTGTCCGGCCGACAGAGCGTGCTCGGCGGCGGATTGATGGACAGGCTGTCGCTCCCCGACGTCGGCCTCACCTCCGCCATTCGCCGCCGCGCCGGGAGCACCTGCCAGCTGCGCGAGGACGGCGACCGTCTCGGCCTCTACCTGGGCGATCGCGTGGTGACGGTGCCCGCCGATCTCCGCGACACCGTCGAGCTCGTCCTCGCCCAGGAGGGCGCCTTCACCCCCGCACTTCTCGGCGACCAGCTCGACGACGGGAGCGCCGTCGTGCTCGTGAAGCGTCTCATTCGTGAGGGGCTGTTGGAAGTGGTGCGTTGA